In the genome of Desulfofarcimen acetoxidans DSM 771, one region contains:
- the dnaA gene encoding chromosomal replication initiator protein DnaA, with product MKNTNVKNIWEELLISIKNKVSQQSYDLWINSLNPIGLHNNVLTIEVSDNFTKDWINDRYYPLLKSNLRNVLKTDTDIQFILAAEVENYLSQHSLEKVEEAKEDIEYNTNHIKSKYTFDTFVVGDSNRFAHAACFAVAESPAKSYNPLFIYGGVGLGKTHLMHAIAHYILTQGTGSKVVYVTSEKFTNELINSFRDDQTIKFRNKYRSMNILLIDDIQFLAGKERTQEEFFHTFNTLYEANKQIIISSDRPPKEIPTLEDRLRSRFEWGLITDIQAPDYETRIAILRKKAQVDKLYIPDEVINFIATKIKSNIRELEGCLIRIIAYASFTKKEMNVELAEQVLKDILNPKTKQITVELIQKSIAEHFEIKSEELKAKNRSRTISHPRQIAMYLARELTDLSLPKIGEAFGGRDHTTVLHAHEKIKEQIKKDGKLENTLKELINKLQ from the coding sequence TTGAAAAATACTAATGTCAAGAATATTTGGGAAGAATTACTCATTTCTATAAAGAATAAAGTGTCACAACAATCCTATGACTTGTGGATAAATTCACTCAACCCCATTGGACTGCATAATAATGTTCTAACCATTGAGGTGTCTGACAACTTTACTAAGGACTGGATTAATGACCGTTACTATCCTTTATTAAAGTCTAATTTAAGAAATGTATTAAAAACTGATACTGATATCCAATTTATTCTCGCCGCTGAAGTGGAAAATTACTTATCCCAACACAGCTTAGAAAAGGTTGAGGAAGCTAAAGAGGATATTGAGTATAACACCAACCATATCAAATCAAAATATACATTTGATACTTTTGTAGTAGGTGACAGCAACAGGTTTGCTCATGCAGCCTGTTTTGCAGTTGCAGAATCACCCGCAAAATCATACAACCCTTTATTTATCTATGGAGGAGTGGGTTTAGGCAAAACTCACCTAATGCACGCTATAGCGCATTATATTTTAACCCAGGGTACCGGTTCAAAAGTTGTTTATGTAACTTCTGAAAAGTTTACCAATGAACTAATTAATTCTTTTCGCGATGATCAAACCATAAAATTCCGTAATAAATACCGCAGCATGAATATACTGCTTATTGATGATATTCAGTTTCTGGCTGGTAAAGAAAGAACTCAGGAGGAATTCTTTCATACCTTTAATACATTGTATGAGGCAAATAAACAAATTATTATTTCCAGCGACCGTCCACCCAAAGAAATACCTACACTGGAAGACAGATTGAGATCTCGTTTTGAATGGGGTCTAATAACAGATATACAAGCTCCTGACTATGAAACCAGAATAGCCATCCTAAGAAAAAAAGCTCAAGTAGACAAGCTTTATATTCCGGATGAAGTAATAAATTTTATTGCGACAAAAATAAAATCCAATATACGTGAACTGGAAGGGTGTTTAATCAGGATTATTGCCTATGCATCTTTTACAAAAAAAGAGATGAACGTGGAACTGGCTGAACAGGTTTTAAAAGATATTTTAAATCCAAAAACAAAACAAATAACTGTAGAATTAATTCAAAAATCTATAGCGGAACATTTTGAAATAAAAAGTGAAGAGTTAAAGGCAAAAAACAGAAGCAGAACAATTTCACATCCCAGGCAAATCGCTATGTATTTAGCCAGAGAGCTAACTGACCTTTCACTGCCTAAAATAGGTGAAGCCTTTGGCGGACGTGATCATACTACAGTTTTGCACGCTCATGAAAAAATTAAAGAACAAATTAAAAAGGATGGGAAATTAGAAAATACACTAAAAGAGCTTATAAACAAGCTGCAATAA